A single region of the Austwickia chelonae genome encodes:
- a CDS encoding zinc metalloprotease HtpX: MTSSPLSGLKVAWKWRSIEGVHVSSVVTLLAAAPWTALGFVAFTCIGMVVDLVRPGSGETVLWSLILVWAFSGLLALQRAGETILAKVLFGWRRPTPGELAQLAPAWQAVTARAGVDPSRYSLWIADLKYANAAAAGGHMISVTTGAMKTLKPTQLEAVLAHELGHHRAGHTWSTLLAVWYAMPGRWVARLTTWGFRQVLGVAARHAVKVDLSGNLLAVVKMLSLLLPVWAALLVMQIVFAANPAWLLVPVIPLAAAFFNRYAELYADSFAVSIGYGPLLREVLEQFQEAGCDQAAEEAGVRAALFATHPTCKTRILGIERQLASREGQHRD; this comes from the coding sequence ATGACGAGCTCACCGCTCAGCGGGCTGAAAGTCGCGTGGAAGTGGCGCAGCATCGAAGGTGTGCATGTGAGTTCGGTGGTGACCCTGCTGGCGGCCGCTCCCTGGACCGCGCTGGGATTCGTGGCCTTCACCTGTATCGGGATGGTCGTGGATCTGGTGCGCCCAGGCTCGGGAGAGACCGTGCTGTGGAGTCTCATCCTGGTCTGGGCGTTCTCCGGCCTGTTGGCATTGCAGCGAGCAGGAGAGACCATCCTGGCCAAGGTTCTTTTCGGATGGCGCCGGCCCACTCCCGGGGAGTTGGCGCAGCTCGCCCCGGCCTGGCAGGCCGTCACGGCCCGGGCCGGGGTCGATCCGTCCCGCTATTCGCTGTGGATCGCCGACCTGAAATATGCGAATGCCGCTGCCGCCGGTGGACACATGATCTCGGTGACCACCGGGGCGATGAAGACGCTGAAGCCGACACAGCTGGAAGCCGTGCTTGCTCATGAGCTGGGGCACCACCGGGCCGGTCACACCTGGTCGACCCTGTTGGCGGTCTGGTACGCGATGCCGGGCCGGTGGGTGGCTCGGCTGACGACCTGGGGTTTTCGTCAGGTGCTGGGGGTCGCCGCCCGGCATGCGGTGAAGGTCGACCTCAGCGGGAACCTGCTGGCCGTGGTGAAGATGCTCTCCTTGCTGCTGCCGGTGTGGGCGGCGCTGCTGGTCATGCAGATCGTTTTCGCGGCGAACCCGGCGTGGCTGCTGGTCCCGGTGATCCCGCTGGCAGCGGCCTTCTTCAACCGGTACGCCGAGCTGTACGCCGACAGTTTCGCCGTGAGCATCGGCTACGGGCCCTTGCTGCGGGAGGTGCTGGAACAGTTCCAGGAAGCAGGCTGTGACCAGGCCGCCGAGGAGGCCGGGGTGCGGGCCGCGCTGTTCGCGACGCATCCCACGTGCAAGACCCGCATCCTGGGGATCGAGCGGCAGCTTGCTTCCAGGGAAGGCCAGCACCGCGACTGA
- a CDS encoding rhodanese-like domain-containing protein — MRECTLDDLAQAHAEAATVVDVREPNEYAAGHVPGAITAPLSRLADHLSEIPSDGVIYVICASGNRSKAATTLLMDAGHDAVSVQGGTNGWVQLGRPVVQGMSRR, encoded by the coding sequence ATGCGCGAGTGCACCCTTGACGACCTGGCCCAGGCCCATGCCGAGGCGGCCACGGTGGTCGATGTTCGCGAGCCGAACGAGTACGCCGCCGGGCATGTCCCTGGAGCGATCACGGCCCCACTCTCCCGCCTTGCCGACCACCTCTCTGAAATCCCTTCTGACGGTGTGATATACGTCATCTGCGCCAGTGGGAACCGTTCCAAGGCGGCCACCACTTTGCTGATGGACGCCGGGCATGACGCCGTCTCCGTCCAAGGAGGGACGAACGGATGGGTCCAACTGGGCCGACCGGTCGTGCAAGGCATGTCGCGGCGCTGA
- a CDS encoding MarR family winged helix-turn-helix transcriptional regulator: MDRDLTLDNQLCFALNAAARAASNAYRSELTDLGLTYPQYLTLLALWENDGLTVSELGGRLRLDSGTLSPLLRRLQDTGYVERRRHSRDERRVSIYLTPAGHELKDRMAEVQRCLAGRITMTAEEIATLHRLAKRFCEALGESERTVLPKD, encoded by the coding sequence ATGGACCGGGATCTCACCCTCGACAACCAGCTGTGCTTCGCGCTCAATGCCGCGGCGCGGGCGGCGTCGAATGCCTACCGGTCCGAACTCACCGACCTCGGGTTGACCTACCCCCAATACCTCACCCTGCTGGCGCTCTGGGAGAACGACGGGCTCACCGTCTCCGAGTTGGGTGGTCGGCTCAGGCTCGACAGCGGCACGCTTTCCCCTTTGTTACGACGGCTGCAGGACACCGGTTATGTCGAACGCCGGCGTCACAGCCGTGACGAACGGCGGGTCTCGATCTACCTGACACCCGCCGGGCACGAGCTGAAAGACCGCATGGCCGAGGTACAAAGATGCCTCGCCGGGCGGATCACGATGACAGCGGAGGAGATCGCCACCCTGCACCGGTTGGCCAAGCGTTTCTGTGAAGCGCTCGGCGAGAGCGAGCGCACCGTCCTGCCGAAGGACTGA
- a CDS encoding NADP-dependent oxidoreductase: MSIPTSTRQIVLASRPQGRPVPENFRLEIAELPEMDAHHVVVANRVMSVDPYMRGRMNDTKSYIPPFQIGEPLQGGAVGEVIASTSDALPVGTMVVHGLGWREHAVLPAEEATPVDTRAVPASAYLGILGMPGLTAYAGLLAAAEFRAGDAVFVSGAAGAVGSLVGQLARLKGASRVVGSAGTPEKVARLLELGFDAAFDYHDGPIADRLQQVAPDGIDVYFDNVGGEHLEAAIGHLKLNGRVAMCGAISQYNATEPAPGPRNLTTVIGRQLTLRGFIVGQYSDMREQFVQEVAPWVASGEIRYDETFRDGLDAAPQAFIDLLGGANTGKMLVRL; the protein is encoded by the coding sequence GTGAGTATTCCCACCAGTACCCGTCAGATCGTTCTGGCCTCTCGCCCGCAGGGTCGCCCTGTGCCGGAGAACTTCCGCCTGGAGATCGCCGAGCTGCCCGAGATGGACGCCCATCACGTGGTGGTCGCCAACCGGGTGATGTCGGTGGACCCGTACATGCGTGGCCGGATGAACGACACGAAGTCCTACATCCCGCCTTTCCAGATCGGCGAGCCCCTGCAAGGTGGAGCCGTGGGTGAGGTGATCGCGTCGACCAGCGATGCCCTGCCGGTCGGCACGATGGTCGTGCACGGTCTGGGCTGGCGGGAGCACGCTGTCCTCCCGGCCGAGGAGGCCACTCCGGTGGACACTCGGGCGGTTCCGGCCTCGGCCTACCTCGGCATCTTGGGGATGCCCGGGCTGACCGCCTACGCCGGGCTGCTCGCCGCAGCTGAATTCCGCGCAGGTGATGCCGTCTTCGTCTCCGGGGCTGCTGGAGCCGTGGGTTCGCTCGTCGGGCAGCTTGCCCGGCTCAAAGGCGCTTCCCGGGTGGTCGGCAGCGCAGGCACCCCGGAGAAGGTCGCCCGGCTGCTCGAACTCGGTTTCGACGCCGCCTTCGACTACCACGACGGGCCGATCGCCGACCGCTTGCAGCAGGTAGCACCGGACGGTATCGACGTCTACTTCGACAATGTCGGCGGGGAACATCTCGAAGCCGCGATCGGTCATTTGAAGCTCAACGGCCGGGTTGCCATGTGCGGCGCGATCTCCCAGTACAACGCGACCGAGCCGGCGCCGGGCCCGCGCAATCTGACCACCGTCATCGGCCGTCAGCTGACCTTGCGCGGATTCATCGTCGGCCAGTACTCCGACATGCGGGAGCAGTTCGTCCAGGAAGTCGCCCCGTGGGTGGCCTCCGGCGAGATCCGTTACGACGAGACCTTCCGGGACGGCCTCGACGCGGCTCCGCAGGCCTTCATCGACCTGTTGGGCGGGGCGAACACCGGGAAGATGCTCGTCCGTCTCTGA
- a CDS encoding MOSC domain-containing protein, whose translation MASPSTVIALVGNIRIGRVRLHRWGGRDIASGAVKDEAPGPVRFGPDGPDGDEQADLRHHGGPDKAVLAYAGHHYRSWGERYGLDLPEGAFFENLSLVPPSTNHEHREPSRASSLSSSLPLVDENSVRIADIWQVGSATLQVSQPRRPCFKLARRWAIPDLVQRVQTTGWSGWYLRVVTPGTITPGDQVHLLDTDARQPTVALVSRVLNDPNDLTGARELVEYAALPERWRLDLQKRMAGRPADEDAEKARIFGPTD comes from the coding sequence ATGGCTTCTCCTTCGACGGTCATCGCTCTGGTGGGCAACATCAGGATCGGGCGGGTTCGCTTGCACCGGTGGGGTGGACGCGACATCGCCAGCGGTGCTGTGAAGGATGAGGCGCCCGGTCCCGTGAGGTTCGGGCCGGATGGGCCGGACGGTGACGAGCAGGCCGACCTTCGACATCACGGCGGGCCCGACAAAGCCGTCCTCGCCTACGCCGGACACCACTACCGCTCCTGGGGGGAAAGGTACGGTTTGGACCTGCCCGAGGGCGCCTTCTTCGAGAATCTGTCCCTCGTCCCGCCGTCGACGAACCACGAACATCGCGAGCCGAGCCGCGCATCTTCCCTGTCCAGCTCACTCCCGCTCGTCGATGAGAACAGCGTACGGATCGCCGACATCTGGCAGGTCGGTTCGGCCACCCTGCAGGTCAGTCAACCGCGCAGGCCCTGTTTCAAACTCGCCCGACGTTGGGCGATCCCAGACCTGGTGCAACGAGTGCAAACCACCGGATGGTCCGGCTGGTATCTGCGAGTAGTCACCCCTGGGACGATCACCCCAGGCGACCAGGTCCATCTGCTCGACACCGATGCCCGGCAGCCGACGGTCGCCCTGGTCTCCCGCGTCTTGAACGACCCGAACGATCTGACCGGAGCCCGCGAGCTCGTCGAATACGCGGCTTTGCCCGAGAGATGGCGCCTCGACCTCCAGAAGAGGATGGCCGGACGCCCGGCGGACGAGGACGCGGAGAAGGCACGCATCTTCGGCCCGACTGACTGA
- a CDS encoding MBL fold metallo-hydrolase, whose protein sequence is MIFTQYYLDCLSQASYLIADETSRKAVIVDPRRDIDDYLTDTRDADLDIIGIINTHFHADFVSGHLELARATGAWIGYGHHATPEFDIRPLHHGDRIDLGDLQLDILETPGHTPESISILVHEHADDPTPYGVLTGDALFIGDVGRPDLLASEGNTADELARKLYHSIQKTLMGLPDEVRVFPAHGAGSACGKNLSTEKQSTIGEQRRTNYACAPMSEDDFVAIVTEGQPAAPAYFSFDATLNKQQRPVLDPHATIPALTDEQIDNALADGAVVHDARPAPDYTAGHLQGSVSVPTDGRMAETAGMLFAPRQRFVLATPEGLEQDTAMRLSRIGYDQVIGYIPQIEEYLARHAAHVAHAAKVPADHTDQLGADTQLLDIRNPGEVAQGMIPGANHIPLPQLAERHHELDPTRPTVVYCAGGWRSHVGASYLRSRGFTDVADITGGYNAWAAEHQKA, encoded by the coding sequence ATGATCTTCACCCAGTACTACCTGGACTGTCTCTCACAAGCGTCCTACCTGATCGCCGACGAGACCAGCCGAAAAGCCGTCATCGTCGACCCACGCCGCGACATCGACGACTACCTCACCGACACGCGCGACGCAGACCTGGACATCATCGGCATCATCAACACCCACTTCCACGCCGACTTCGTCTCCGGACACCTCGAACTCGCCCGAGCAACCGGCGCCTGGATCGGCTACGGACACCACGCCACCCCCGAATTCGACATCCGCCCACTCCACCACGGCGACCGGATCGACCTCGGCGACCTCCAGCTCGACATCCTCGAAACCCCCGGACACACCCCCGAATCGATCAGCATCCTCGTCCACGAACACGCCGACGACCCCACCCCCTACGGCGTCCTCACCGGCGACGCCCTCTTCATCGGCGACGTCGGCCGACCCGACCTGCTCGCCTCCGAAGGCAACACCGCCGACGAACTCGCCCGCAAGCTCTACCACTCCATCCAGAAAACCCTGATGGGCCTACCCGACGAAGTCCGCGTCTTCCCCGCCCACGGCGCAGGATCCGCCTGCGGCAAGAACCTCTCCACCGAAAAACAATCCACCATCGGCGAACAACGACGCACCAACTACGCCTGCGCCCCCATGAGCGAAGACGACTTCGTCGCCATCGTCACCGAAGGCCAACCTGCCGCACCCGCCTACTTCAGCTTCGACGCCACCCTCAACAAACAACAACGACCCGTCCTCGACCCCCACGCGACCATCCCCGCACTCACCGACGAACAGATCGACAACGCGCTCGCCGACGGAGCCGTGGTCCACGACGCACGACCAGCGCCCGACTACACCGCCGGACACCTGCAGGGATCAGTCAGCGTCCCCACCGACGGACGGATGGCCGAAACCGCCGGGATGCTCTTCGCGCCCAGACAACGCTTCGTCCTCGCCACCCCTGAAGGTCTCGAACAGGACACCGCCATGCGACTCTCCCGCATCGGATACGACCAGGTCATCGGCTATATCCCGCAGATCGAGGAGTACCTTGCTCGACATGCCGCCCACGTCGCCCACGCCGCCAAGGTCCCCGCCGACCACACCGATCAGCTCGGCGCAGACACCCAACTGCTCGACATCCGTAACCCCGGCGAAGTCGCCCAGGGCATGATCCCCGGAGCCAACCACATCCCCCTGCCCCAACTGGCCGAACGACACCACGAACTCGACCCCACCCGCCCCACCGTCGTCTACTGCGCAGGCGGCTGGCGTTCCCACGTCGGCGCAAGCTACCTGCGCAGCAGAGGATTCACCGACGTCGCCGACATCACCGGCGGTTACAACGCCTGGGCCGCCGAACACCAGAAGGCCTGA
- a CDS encoding RNA-binding S4 domain-containing protein, giving the protein MAESSGVRVDSWLWSVRVYKSRSLATTACKAGHVHVDGVRVKPSALVRPGDRVVVRGGPQVRILVVKKLLSKRVGAVVAAEAMVDESPPPPPREERPAAVALRERGAGRPTKRERRELDRFRGR; this is encoded by the coding sequence ATGGCGGAGAGTTCTGGGGTGCGGGTGGACTCGTGGTTGTGGTCGGTGCGGGTGTACAAGAGCCGGTCGTTGGCCACGACGGCGTGCAAGGCCGGCCATGTGCATGTCGATGGGGTGCGGGTGAAGCCGTCGGCTCTGGTGCGTCCGGGGGATCGGGTGGTGGTGCGGGGTGGTCCGCAGGTACGGATCCTGGTGGTGAAGAAGTTGTTGTCCAAGCGGGTGGGGGCGGTGGTCGCGGCGGAGGCGATGGTCGACGAGTCGCCGCCGCCTCCGCCGCGGGAGGAGCGTCCGGCGGCGGTGGCTCTGCGTGAGCGGGGTGCGGGGCGTCCGACGAAGCGGGAGCGGCGGGAGTTGGATCGTTTCCGTGGCCGGTGA
- a CDS encoding alkene reductase, with the protein MPTPFDPITLGAFQVPQRFVMAPLTRSRAGDGEAPTELNAEYYAQRAGAGLIISEGTQPSAVGQGYLHTPGLHSPAQIDGWRLVADAVHAAGGQIAVQLMHVGRISHPDNKNGLETVAPSALRAPGTIVTRQGMVEHALPRALETAEIPDVVAEFVQAAKNARAAGVDGVEIHSANGYLLHQFLSPVSNVRTDEYGGSPQARARMTVEVTRAVAEAIGADRVGLRISPAHNIQGVLEEDAEQTRATYEAVVDGVADLGLAYLSVLADLEDPVKADLVADLRRRFGGPLMVNLGFSRVNDLSAVADLLERDLADVVAVGRLFLANPDLARRWREGSALNEPDVSTFYTRGPVGYTDYPTL; encoded by the coding sequence GTGCCGACCCCCTTCGACCCCATCACCCTCGGCGCCTTCCAGGTCCCCCAGCGCTTCGTGATGGCCCCCCTCACCCGCAGCCGCGCCGGCGACGGCGAAGCCCCCACCGAACTCAACGCCGAGTACTACGCCCAACGCGCCGGAGCAGGCCTCATCATCAGCGAAGGAACCCAGCCCAGCGCCGTCGGCCAGGGCTACCTGCACACCCCCGGACTCCACAGCCCGGCCCAGATCGACGGCTGGCGCCTCGTCGCCGACGCCGTCCACGCCGCCGGGGGCCAGATCGCCGTCCAGCTGATGCACGTCGGGCGGATCTCCCACCCCGACAACAAGAACGGCCTGGAAACGGTGGCCCCCAGCGCACTGCGCGCGCCCGGCACGATCGTGACCAGGCAGGGCATGGTCGAGCACGCGTTGCCGCGTGCCCTGGAGACTGCGGAGATTCCCGATGTCGTGGCCGAATTCGTCCAGGCGGCGAAGAACGCCCGGGCAGCCGGGGTCGACGGTGTGGAGATCCACTCGGCGAATGGCTATCTGCTGCATCAGTTCTTGTCTCCGGTGAGCAATGTGCGCACCGACGAGTACGGGGGTTCGCCACAGGCTCGTGCCCGGATGACGGTCGAGGTGACGCGGGCGGTCGCCGAGGCGATCGGTGCGGACCGGGTGGGTCTGCGGATCTCTCCGGCGCACAACATCCAGGGCGTCCTGGAGGAGGATGCCGAGCAGACCAGGGCGACCTATGAAGCGGTGGTCGATGGGGTCGCGGACCTCGGGCTGGCTTATCTGTCGGTGCTGGCCGATCTGGAGGATCCGGTGAAGGCAGACTTGGTCGCTGATCTGCGTCGGCGCTTCGGTGGCCCGTTGATGGTCAATCTCGGTTTTTCGCGGGTGAACGATCTGTCTGCGGTGGCTGATCTGCTTGAGCGAGATCTGGCCGATGTGGTCGCGGTGGGCCGGTTGTTCCTGGCGAATCCGGATCTGGCGCGGCGTTGGCGTGAGGGGTCGGCGTTGAACGAGCCGGATGTGTCGACCTTCTACACCCGTGGCCCCGTGGGTTATACGGATTATCCGACGCTCTGA
- a CDS encoding DUF3817 domain-containing protein translates to MSAVVSRPARLYQVLALAEMVTWTLLLLGMAGKYLLDLGEVGSRIGGGIHGFVFLAYCLVTVLIAVDQRWSLRDLALGLGSAVLPYATVPFERYAERRGLLGQTWRLHTDEPGGSHERLVGLAVRRPVQAGLVGLLSVTVVFATLLTLGPPTRWFG, encoded by the coding sequence ATGTCTGCCGTCGTGTCCCGCCCCGCCCGGCTCTACCAGGTTCTGGCCCTCGCCGAGATGGTCACCTGGACCTTGCTCCTGCTGGGGATGGCCGGTAAATATCTGCTCGACCTGGGGGAGGTCGGGTCCCGGATCGGGGGCGGCATCCACGGCTTCGTCTTCCTGGCCTACTGCCTGGTCACCGTGTTGATCGCCGTCGATCAGCGGTGGTCGCTCCGCGACCTGGCCCTGGGTCTGGGCTCGGCCGTCCTCCCTTATGCGACGGTGCCTTTCGAACGGTATGCCGAACGCCGGGGTCTGCTCGGCCAGACCTGGCGGTTGCACACCGACGAACCCGGCGGCAGCCACGAACGCCTGGTCGGGCTGGCAGTGCGCCGCCCGGTACAGGCCGGGCTGGTCGGTCTCCTCTCGGTCACTGTCGTCTTCGCGACGCTGCTGACCCTGGGCCCGCCCACCCGATGGTTCGGCTGA
- a CDS encoding sulfite exporter TauE/SafE family protein yields the protein MNSLLMVAPFGLLVGLILGALGGGGAILTVPILVYLLGQSPSAATAGSLVIVSLISVVGVASHHSRGNVRFKDGLLFGLFGVVGSLLGSRLSIAVPAVALMSSFGVLLVVVGTLMARRALKGASATDTGDRRSPVAIVLAATAVGLLTGFFGVGGGFAVVPALVLVLGFPMPAAVGTSLVVIVVNSLVALAARVTGGVEIEWPLILVFSFFGALGSLWGGRVAARVDPRHLTAAFSALLFVVAAYVLAMNLPQLL from the coding sequence GTGAACAGCCTGCTGATGGTCGCCCCCTTCGGGCTCCTGGTGGGGCTGATCCTGGGGGCGCTGGGCGGTGGCGGTGCCATCCTGACGGTGCCGATCCTGGTCTATCTCCTCGGGCAGTCCCCGTCGGCGGCGACAGCCGGGTCTCTGGTCATCGTGTCCTTGATCTCCGTGGTCGGCGTGGCGAGCCACCACTCCCGAGGCAACGTCCGATTCAAGGACGGACTGCTCTTCGGACTGTTCGGAGTGGTCGGCTCGCTCCTGGGCTCCAGGCTGTCCATCGCAGTACCGGCCGTGGCGCTGATGTCCTCCTTCGGAGTGCTCCTGGTCGTGGTGGGCACGCTCATGGCACGCCGCGCGCTCAAGGGCGCTTCCGCCACCGACACCGGCGATCGCCGCAGTCCGGTGGCGATCGTCCTGGCCGCGACCGCTGTAGGGCTACTGACCGGCTTCTTCGGGGTCGGCGGTGGCTTCGCCGTCGTCCCGGCCCTGGTCCTCGTCCTGGGTTTCCCGATGCCGGCCGCGGTGGGCACGTCACTGGTCGTCATCGTGGTGAACAGTCTGGTGGCGCTGGCCGCCCGGGTCACCGGCGGGGTGGAGATCGAATGGCCGCTGATCCTCGTCTTCAGCTTCTTCGGTGCGCTGGGCAGCCTGTGGGGTGGGCGAGTCGCAGCTCGGGTCGACCCACGGCATCTCACCGCAGCTTTCAGCGCCCTACTCTTCGTCGTGGCGGCCTACGTTCTCGCCATGAATCTTCCCCAACTGCTGTGA
- the thiC gene encoding phosphomethylpyrimidine synthase ThiC, with the protein MTVHASHLTTVHEAHERVLQTPATDAHELRVPVARVHLTNGETFDRYTTTGPGSDPERGLDALRADWIAHREDTETYQGRARDLADDGRSAVRRGSASHHWQGEARPPRRARTGRRVTQMHYARNGILTPEMRYVAARENLPVELVRDEVAAGRAIIPANVNHPEAEPMIIGRKFLVKVNANIGNSAVTSSIAEEVDKLTWAITWGADTVMDLSTGDDIHTTREWILRNSPVPIGTVPIYQALEKVDGRAEALTWEIFRDTVVEQCEQGVDYMTIHAGVLLRYVPMTADRVTGIVSRGGSIMAGWMLAHHRESFLYEHFDDLCEIFAAYDVAFSLGDGLRPGSIADANDEAQLAELRTLAELTRRAWSYDVQVMVEGPGHIPLHRVVENVDIQQEWCDGAPFYTLGPLVTDIAPGYDHITSAIGAATIAMGGTAMLCYVTPKEHLGLPNRDDVKTGVVTYKLAAHAADVAKGHPGAQAWDDAMSRARFEFRWRDQFALALDPATAEAFHDETLPAEPAKTAHFCSMCGPKFCSMRISADIREKYGHHLESGGSTQDLPEGAAEGMAEKSRQFIDLGASVYLTPEEARR; encoded by the coding sequence ATGACCGTCCACGCCAGCCACCTCACCACGGTGCACGAAGCCCACGAACGGGTCCTCCAGACCCCCGCCACCGACGCCCACGAACTGCGCGTACCGGTCGCCCGCGTCCACCTGACCAACGGCGAGACCTTCGACCGATACACCACCACCGGGCCCGGCTCCGACCCCGAACGAGGTCTCGACGCGCTCCGCGCGGACTGGATCGCCCACCGGGAAGACACCGAAACCTACCAAGGACGAGCCCGTGACCTCGCCGACGACGGCCGATCAGCCGTTCGGCGCGGTAGCGCCTCCCACCATTGGCAAGGCGAAGCCCGCCCACCCCGCCGGGCCCGCACCGGCCGACGCGTCACCCAGATGCACTACGCGCGAAACGGAATCCTCACCCCGGAGATGCGCTACGTCGCCGCCCGGGAGAACCTGCCCGTCGAACTCGTCCGTGACGAGGTCGCCGCAGGCCGCGCCATCATCCCCGCCAATGTCAACCACCCCGAAGCCGAACCGATGATCATCGGCCGGAAATTCCTCGTCAAGGTCAACGCCAACATCGGCAACTCCGCCGTCACCAGCTCCATCGCCGAAGAAGTCGACAAACTGACCTGGGCGATCACCTGGGGAGCCGACACCGTCATGGACCTGTCCACCGGCGACGACATCCACACCACCCGCGAATGGATCCTGCGCAACAGCCCCGTGCCCATCGGCACCGTCCCCATCTACCAGGCCCTCGAAAAAGTCGACGGCCGCGCCGAAGCCCTCACCTGGGAAATCTTCCGCGACACCGTCGTCGAACAATGCGAACAAGGCGTCGACTACATGACCATCCACGCCGGAGTACTGCTGCGCTACGTCCCCATGACCGCCGACCGGGTCACCGGGATCGTCTCCCGCGGCGGCTCCATCATGGCCGGATGGATGCTCGCCCACCACCGCGAAAGCTTCCTCTACGAACACTTCGACGACCTCTGCGAAATCTTCGCCGCCTACGACGTCGCCTTCTCCCTCGGCGACGGACTCCGCCCCGGATCCATCGCCGACGCCAACGACGAAGCCCAACTCGCCGAACTGCGCACCCTCGCCGAACTCACCCGACGCGCCTGGTCCTACGACGTCCAGGTCATGGTCGAAGGGCCCGGACACATCCCCCTCCACCGCGTCGTCGAAAATGTCGACATCCAACAGGAATGGTGCGACGGCGCGCCCTTCTACACCCTCGGACCGCTGGTCACCGACATCGCCCCCGGCTACGACCACATCACCTCCGCCATCGGCGCCGCCACCATCGCCATGGGCGGCACCGCGATGCTCTGCTACGTCACCCCCAAGGAACACCTCGGGCTGCCCAACCGTGACGACGTCAAGACCGGCGTCGTCACCTACAAACTCGCCGCCCACGCCGCCGACGTCGCCAAAGGACACCCCGGCGCCCAGGCCTGGGACGACGCGATGAGCCGGGCACGCTTCGAATTCCGCTGGCGGGACCAGTTCGCGCTCGCGCTGGACCCGGCCACCGCCGAAGCCTTCCACGACGAGACCCTGCCCGCCGAACCGGCGAAGACGGCGCATTTCTGCTCGATGTGCGGGCCGAAGTTCTGCTCCATGCGGATCAGCGCCGACATCCGGGAAAAGTACGGCCACCATCTCGAGAGCGGAGGCTCCACGCAGGACCTTCCGGAGGGCGCAGCTGAGGGGATGGCCGAGAAATCCCGTCAGTTCATCGACCTGGGAGCCAGCGTCTATCTCACCCCGGAGGAGGCCCGCCGCTGA